Within the Paenibacillus sp. AN1007 genome, the region GTCATGTATCCGTACAGCTTCAGCAGTCTCCAGACGGCAGGTGGGAAGTTATGGGCAAAACAGCACGGCTGCTGCTGCTGGAAGAACATCCTGATCTACAACCTGATCCGGTCGTTATGAAGCTGACGGATGATCTGGAAGCGATGGCACAGACATGGCTGGATCAGCCCATCGGCGAAGCAGCTGCGAATGAGGATTTATCGATATCCAGTGCCGCACAGCTCCGGCTTGAAGCACACCCCTTTATTGATTTTGTACATCAGGTACAGCTGGAGGCGACAGGGGCTCAGCTTTCCAACACCGCTATGCTTAGCGAAGAAGCCCGAGGATTCGGTAATCAAATTACGGTACGCGACGTGTTATCCAACTTCATCTACCCCAACACGCTGACTGTGCTTGAACTTAGGGGACGGGATATTCGGGAGGCTTTGGAGCAGACTGCACGTTATTTCGAACTGGACACTTCCGGGAAGGTGATCGTAAACCCGGCATATTTGCAGCCCAAACCGCAGCACTATAACTATGACATGTGGGCTGGCATCGAATACGAGCTGGATATTTCCAAGCCTGCAGGCAGCCGTGTCGTGAAGCTGGAGCGTGGAGGCAAACCGCTGGAGATGGATGGCACGTATTCTGTGGTGATGAACAGCTATCGTGCGGCAGGCGGAGGAGATTATGCAATGTATCCGGGGAAAAAAGTACTGCATGAAGGTGCCGCAGATATGGCTGCACTGGTGGAGGATTATATTCGCAGACATCAGCCTCTTGAGGTCAGATCCAATCATAATTGGAAAGTGATCTGCTGAAATTTGGCGGAGAGTAACGTAGGCAGTTATGAAGAAAGGACAGAACCGTAGTTTACCAGGTTCTGTCCTTTCTTACTTGCATAAGCAATTTAATTAACGAGGGCTAAGCCTATGTTTAGACGGGTTAGAGCAGCATGTGTTTACTGAAACATCGTATCCGAGATCAAGACCACAATGAGAAAAGCAGCTGCCCAGACCAGCATCAGATTCGCTGTTGCTGTTGCCCATTTGCTTTTGCCAGCATGATAGAATACCCAGCATATCAGTGAGAATAACACACCAAAGGGATATGTGGCCATCAGGATGGCTGCTGTGGTATCCAAGAATGGATGTGTACCGGACTCCCGAAAGGCATACAAGTACAAGCTCATCATCAGCACGAAGGGATAGGCAAACAGGGTTAGACCGTAAATAATATTGAGTAATATAAGTCGATATGCCAGTTTAGGATTTTTCAATTGAGATACAGCCCTCCTTGTGAACTCCGAGCTCATACCAGTATATCACTTGTTCACACCAAGTCATGGTATACTTTTCCATTTTACGATTAATATTTATCCCTATACATCTTCTTTCAAACAGCGGCCCGTTCCTGCAGCCTATCAATCCGTTTGTAATGATAAGCGAACAGGATGAGGCCCAGCACACTCGTAATGACCTCCGTTACTGTCATAGACCAGATGATGCCTGTAAGACCGAAGGATTGGTGGAAAATGATAATGACCGGGATAAACAGCGTGCCCTGACACACAGCCATGATATTCGTTGGAATCCCTTCCCCTACTGCTTTGAAGATGCCGGTAAACAGTCCTGTTAATCCGGTGAACAGAGCAGAGATCAGCATTGCCACCAGAATCGAACCTCCGGCCTCCAGTACTGCGGCATCCGTAGAGAATAACCGGATTATAGATTCTTTGAATACATAAACGACACCTATAAAAAGAACAGCAATTCCGATGATATACAGCGCGGCCTGCTTATATGCAGCTTTCAAACGGTCGAACTTCTGACTCGCGAAACTGTGTGCGACCAGCGGAATAATCCCCATAAAGATTCCCATCGTAATAAACTCGGGAAGCTGTACAATCCGTAAAGCAATGCCAAATCCAGCTACAATGCCATCTCCATAGATCATTGCGTAGTGGTTGAGCAGCAGCGTAGATACGATAAGAAAAGAGGTCTGCAGCAGTTCAGATACACCGATCTTGAATACTTCCATTTGATCTTTAACTTGAAGTTTCCAATGTCCCAGAAATCCTCTTAAATTCTCGCTGCGGCGGGATAAAAACCAAACATAATAGGCTGCGGAACAAGCATTCGCTAATACAATGGATAAGGCGGCTCCAATCACATGCCAGTTCAATATCAGAATAAACAGGACATCCAGAACGATGCTGGCTGCAATGCTGATGAACATGCCTATCATGGATTCTTTTGAAGCACCCTCCGACCGAACCAGCTGCTCCAGTGTGAAATTGAGAATAACGATAGCTCCGCCTGCCAGAAGTGTAATGGCATATTGACTTGTGTACTCATACACAGCTTGATCTGCACCTAATCCATGGACAATGGGAGAGGTAAACAGCCAGGCAATCAGCGCAATCAGCAGTCCAATACCCACGCTGGAATAAAAGGAATACCCTGCGACCCGCTTCGCTTTTTCCTTCTCTCCCATCGCTGCCAGTCTTGTAATGAATGTGCCCCCGCCCACGCCGAACATATTGCCAACAGCCATTAATACCGTAAAGATCGGCAATCCGAGGGTAATTGCGCTAAACATGCCCGTATCATGCACCAGACCGATAAAGAACGCGTTGATAAGGTTATATAACGTTCCCGCAGACATGCCAAGCATCATCGGGATGGACAGATGCATAATCGACTTGTGTACAGGCGCTTTGTCCAGATAATAAGAGTTTGAATGTTTTTCTTTCATTAGTAACTCTCCACCTTTCTTAACTCTTTAACAATTAGAATTCTAAGTATTAATTCAAAAAAACGTACCACATCAATATCTTTTCACTTCAGCGTATAAAAAAACTACAGATCACAGGGCATCTCCTTACATCCACAACAGATTAGTAGAATGTTAATAGTTTGAATTCTAAGCTTTTGGTTGTGAGCAGTTCACCTGCTCTGTTCGTACCTTGATCATCTTTGACCGAACTTATAAATTCTGATTAACCTTAGTCAGCAAACGCATTAATAGTGCCTGTTCTTCATCCGTCAAACTTTTCACAATCTCACTCTCTACGGCAGCAAACATCCGCTCAACGTCATGGATCACCTGCTCGC harbors:
- a CDS encoding MATE family efflux transporter, with amino-acid sequence MKEKHSNSYYLDKAPVHKSIMHLSIPMMLGMSAGTLYNLINAFFIGLVHDTGMFSAITLGLPIFTVLMAVGNMFGVGGGTFITRLAAMGEKEKAKRVAGYSFYSSVGIGLLIALIAWLFTSPIVHGLGADQAVYEYTSQYAITLLAGGAIVILNFTLEQLVRSEGASKESMIGMFISIAASIVLDVLFILILNWHVIGAALSIVLANACSAAYYVWFLSRRSENLRGFLGHWKLQVKDQMEVFKIGVSELLQTSFLIVSTLLLNHYAMIYGDGIVAGFGIALRIVQLPEFITMGIFMGIIPLVAHSFASQKFDRLKAAYKQAALYIIGIAVLFIGVVYVFKESIIRLFSTDAAVLEAGGSILVAMLISALFTGLTGLFTGIFKAVGEGIPTNIMAVCQGTLFIPVIIIFHQSFGLTGIIWSMTVTEVITSVLGLILFAYHYKRIDRLQERAAV